From Jeotgalibacillus haloalkalitolerans:
TTCTGAACCATTTCCTCTGTCAGTGCACCTGCTACTGATACGCCGATAAAGACATCAGCACCTTCAATGACATCATCAAGTGAGCCATCAAGACGTTCTCTGTTGGTGATCTTCGCGACATTATGCTTGACTTCATTCATTCCATACGGACGTCCTTCATAGATCGCACCCTTGGAATCACACATAATGATATCTCTTACACCATAACTGTATAAAAGCTTAATAATCGCAATCCCGGCAGCTCCTGCCCCGTTCATAACGACTCTGATTGAAGAGAACTCTTTATTTGTGATCTTAAGTGCATTTACAAGACCGGCTACCGTAACAATGGCTGTTCCGTGCTGATCATCGTGAAAAATAGGGATATTCGTTTCTTTTTTCAGACGCTCTTCAATTTCAAAGCATCTTGGTGCCGCAATATCCTCAAGGTTTACACCGCCAAATGTCGGCTCCATCAGTTTCACTGTTTCTACAATTTTATCAATCTCTGTTGTATTGAGACAGATCGGAAAAGCATCAACGCCTGCAAAGCTTTTAAACAGCACTGCTTTTCCTTCCATTACCGGCAGTGAAGCTTCCGGCCCGATATTTCCAAGACCGAGTACTGCTGTACCATCAGATACAACTGCAACCATGTTCCCCTTCATTGTATAATCATATACCGTCTCCGGCTTATCATAAATTTCTTTACATGGTTCTGCTACACCAGGTGAATATGCGAGGCTCAGTTCCTCGGCATTCCTCACTAATACTTTTGATTTCGACTCCAGTTTCCCCTGGTTCACTCTGTGCATATGCAGTGCTTCATCTCGTAATGACAAAGAACTTCACTCCTATTTTTTGGGTTACCCCTTTATTTAACAATTGGTCAGACCACATTCTTATTCACTATAACAAAAACAATTCAACATTTGCAATTTAATGTTCGACTACATTTTCACTTCCAACCAGCTGAATCAGTTTATCCAGAAGGTCTTTTCCGGGTTTCACACCATCAATATTCAATTTTCTTTTACTGCCGGACCCCGCATCGTATACAACGACCGGTGTGCCGCCGGGAAACTGGCTGCAATACCTTTGGATCATTGCAAACGTGTCTGCTGATTCCATCGTGTCAGGAATTCTTAAAAAAAGTGTTTTTGAATTTTTTATTCCATTATATTGTTCAGCCGGAACAGCATGCTGAACCACAAATTGATTTTTCCCATTTCGTTCTTCTATTTTACCGGTCAGTACTGCAGTCAATCCTTTTTGGATCACTGAAGATTGTTTTCTGAATACATCAGGGAACACAACCCCGTCCACATCACCGGTTTCATCACTGAGTGTGATAAAGCACATATTTTCACCTTTTTTTGTTCTGATCACACGGACTTCATTGATAAAAGCACCAATGATCCCTTTCATGCCCGGCGCCGCTTCATCAATCCTGATGGCACCTGCGTGTTCAAGCATATCTCTGTAAACAGATACAGGATGAGAAGATAGATAAATACCCAGCACTTCTTTTTCACAGGCTAATTTCTGATCGGCCGGCATAGGAGAAGCTTTCGCGTGTTTCGGCTTGATATCGAGATCTTCAAACAGGCTTCCTTCTCCCTGAACGAGACCTGCATGGTTAATCGCTATTTCAATGGAAGCAAGCAGAACGGACCTGTCCTGACCAAAACCATCAAGCGCGCCTGAAAAAATGAGCGGCTCAAGCAGCTTGCGATTGACAAGCTTCGGGTTCAGCCTGCTGCACAGATCAAAAAAGTCACGGAAAGGCTGTTCCTGCCTCACACGTATAATCTCTTCTGCTGCAGGTTTGCTGACCCCTTTTATCGCACTGAGGCTGTATATGATTGCGCCATTCTCCCCTTTAAAGTAGCGCATGCTTTTATTAATATCAGGGGGTGTGATCTGAATGGACAGCTTTCTGCATTCTTTAATGTATTGGGCTGTTTTGTCTTCATTACCAGTGGCAGTAGTCATCAGTGCGGCCATAAAAGCGACCGGATAATGCGCTTTTAAATAGGCGAGCTGGTAACCGATTTTACTGTAAGCTACTGCATGACTTCTGTTGAATCCATAGTCAGCAAATCTGACAATCAGGTCATAGAGTTCATTTGCTGCCTGACTGGTGTATCCCTTTTTTACAGCACCATCAGTAAATCTTTTTCTTTCACGGTCTAGGTCCTGTTTATTTTTTTTACTCACTGCTCTCCTTAATACATCCGCTTCACCCAGAGAGAATCCGGCAAACCTAGAGGCGATCTCCATGATCT
This genomic window contains:
- a CDS encoding NAD(P)-dependent malic enzyme encodes the protein MSLRDEALHMHRVNQGKLESKSKVLVRNAEELSLAYSPGVAEPCKEIYDKPETVYDYTMKGNMVAVVSDGTAVLGLGNIGPEASLPVMEGKAVLFKSFAGVDAFPICLNTTEIDKIVETVKLMEPTFGGVNLEDIAAPRCFEIEERLKKETNIPIFHDDQHGTAIVTVAGLVNALKITNKEFSSIRVVMNGAGAAGIAIIKLLYSYGVRDIIMCDSKGAIYEGRPYGMNEVKHNVAKITNRERLDGSLDDVIEGADVFIGVSVAGALTEEMVQKMNNDSIIFAMANPVPEIMPALAKANGASVVGTGRSDFPNQVNNVLAFPGIFRGALDVRATHINEKMKIAAVEAIASLISEDELNADYVIPAPFDPRVAPAVASRVANAAMETGVARIKVDPEEVREKTARLSQIGKSE